From the genome of Thermogemmatispora onikobensis, one region includes:
- a CDS encoding restriction endonuclease subunit S — protein MAGSWKRVPLAEIAEFTSKPRELRLADYKAIPFVPMELIPSDKIAIDGFLMKDPSVISSGTFFKEGDILLPKITPSFENGKQAIAKDLPLPFGLATTEVIPLREKANISDKLFLFYFLLKGDVRQSLASKMEGTTGRQRLNTEALKTLPVPLPPLPEQRAIARVLRAVQEVMQALRRELELERERKAALMHHLFRYGTRGEPTKQTEIGEIPQSWKVVRLRDIVTLQRGVDLPIQRRSPGTIPVVGSNGIVGWHNQALSDEPVPGITIGRSGSVGSLCYLEQPYWPLNTVLYVSDFHGNDPQFIYYWLHLFGFEKYSQGVSVPTLNRNSVYPILFPLPPLEEQLQIAQIMAVSDLKITALEQELALYQELFRALLEELMSGRLSVQPLLEQEPA, from the coding sequence ATGGCTGGTAGCTGGAAACGTGTCCCTCTCGCTGAAATTGCAGAGTTTACAAGCAAGCCTAGAGAACTGCGGCTTGCAGACTATAAAGCTATTCCTTTTGTACCTATGGAGCTGATCCCTTCCGATAAAATAGCTATTGACGGCTTCTTAATGAAAGATCCATCTGTAATATCAAGCGGCACCTTCTTTAAAGAAGGGGATATCCTTCTCCCCAAAATTACGCCTTCTTTCGAAAATGGTAAGCAAGCAATAGCTAAAGATTTACCTTTACCATTCGGGCTAGCAACTACAGAAGTTATACCATTAAGAGAAAAAGCTAATATTAGTGACAAGCTCTTTTTATTCTATTTCTTGCTCAAAGGTGATGTCCGACAGAGCTTAGCCAGCAAGATGGAAGGGACAACGGGACGACAAAGGCTCAACACCGAAGCGCTGAAAACCCTACCTGTACCGCTCCCCCCTCTTCCCGAGCAGCGGGCTATCGCGCGTGTGCTGCGCGCCGTGCAGGAAGTGATGCAGGCCCTGCGGCGCGAGCTGGAACTGGAGCGCGAGCGCAAGGCTGCCCTGATGCACCACCTCTTTCGCTATGGCACACGCGGCGAGCCAACCAAGCAGACGGAGATCGGCGAGATCCCGCAGAGCTGGAAGGTGGTGAGATTGAGAGATATAGTTACTCTACAAAGAGGGGTAGACCTGCCCATTCAGAGGCGGTCGCCCGGGACGATCCCCGTCGTTGGCTCGAACGGTATTGTTGGCTGGCATAATCAAGCACTATCAGACGAACCTGTACCAGGTATCACAATCGGACGCAGCGGCAGTGTTGGTTCTCTATGCTATCTGGAGCAACCTTACTGGCCTCTGAATACAGTACTCTATGTTAGTGACTTCCACGGTAATGACCCCCAATTCATTTACTACTGGCTACATCTCTTCGGTTTTGAGAAATACAGTCAGGGGGTGAGTGTCCCCACTCTCAATAGAAACAGCGTCTACCCTATCCTCTTTCCATTGCCACCTCTTGAGGAGCAGCTTCAAATCGCCCAAATCATGGCTGTCAGCGACCTCAAAATCACCGCCCTTGAACAAGAGCTAGCCCTCTATCAAGAGCTTTTTCGCGCGCTGCTAGAAGAACTCATGAGTGGTCGTCTCTCAGTTCAGCCGCTTCTGGAGCAGGAGCCGGCATGA
- a CDS encoding type I restriction endonuclease subunit R — MGKEEKTVQDPLIHYAGQIGWHFVNARSALQRRGGPQGRFFRDTLEEQLIRLNPGLVNDERASEIANLLARLPASIEGNRQALSWLRGEQSLYIPAEKRERNIRLIDFDQLDNNIFAVTKEWSQRNDLYTNRADIIFLINGLPVAIVETKKATLAEGLSLGVDQLRRYHRETPEMLVIPQVFVVTQLFDLYYGATWNTDRNSLFNWKEVVGPLSTFEQKVCDFFDRRRFLRVLRDYLIFLTRDDQLSKVILRQHQMRAVEKVVARVEEGQKRRGLIWHTQGSGKTLTMLTIAARLLHAPQREKPTVIMVVDRNELEQQLFKNIQAYGLGSAKVAESKKDLQDILDSDYRGLVVTMIHKFDGIRPQSNPRKSIVVLVDEAHRSTGGELGTELMAALPNATYIGFTGTPIDRLSRGQGTFKVFGCEDPEGYLDKYSIADSIADGTTVALNYALAPSALRVDRQTLEREFLELTEAQGVSDIQELNAILDRAVKLKEMMKAPERVDAIARFVAEHFLQNVHPMGFKAFLVAVDREACVLYKRALERYLPVDWIEAVYSPSHKDSGDLKALALSEDQERAIRRDFLQKQRLPKILIVTEKLLTGYDAPILYCLYLDKPMRDHVLLQAIARVNRPYEDGEGQVKPYGFILDFVGLFDQLEKALAFDSDIVQSVIQDIEILKQLFASWMQNEAQPHLAYARALQDDQGYERALEYYFDDKQRRQDFLTFFRRLQNLYEVIAPDAFLHPYLEDYQALAELYAIVRRDLDLVPVDHELTAKTKALLRSRTSSSTPTAPEAVRELSIERLQALKNSRLSSLGKIINLRKLLSLTVETKARQEPHLVSIGERAEEVAREYEARHVATQQALDEYEKLAEEYLHASEERQRLGLNPNAFAIYQELRRQVVTASPQQAQALDEAFRHHPDYEWNPTEESQLRAELYRLLYPVCGVTLAVSLASKLLRLERVKEA; from the coding sequence GTGGGCAAAGAAGAGAAGACCGTACAGGACCCGCTGATCCATTACGCCGGCCAGATCGGCTGGCACTTCGTCAACGCCAGAAGCGCCCTCCAGCGACGCGGCGGTCCCCAGGGCCGTTTCTTCCGCGACACCCTGGAAGAGCAGCTCATCCGCCTCAACCCTGGCCTCGTCAACGACGAGCGCGCCAGCGAGATCGCCAACCTCCTGGCCAGGCTCCCCGCCAGCATCGAAGGCAACCGCCAGGCCCTTAGCTGGCTGCGCGGCGAGCAATCCCTCTACATCCCCGCAGAGAAGCGTGAGCGCAACATCCGCCTCATCGACTTCGACCAGCTCGACAACAACATCTTCGCAGTCACCAAAGAATGGTCCCAGCGCAACGACCTCTACACCAACCGCGCCGACATCATCTTCCTCATCAACGGCCTCCCCGTCGCCATCGTCGAAACCAAAAAAGCCACCCTCGCCGAGGGCCTCAGCCTCGGCGTCGACCAGCTCCGCCGCTATCACCGTGAAACCCCTGAAATGCTCGTCATACCCCAGGTCTTCGTCGTCACCCAGCTCTTCGACCTCTACTACGGCGCCACCTGGAACACCGACCGCAACAGCCTCTTCAACTGGAAAGAGGTCGTTGGCCCCCTCAGCACCTTCGAACAAAAGGTCTGCGACTTCTTTGATCGCCGCCGCTTCCTGCGCGTCCTGCGTGACTACCTCATCTTCCTCACGCGAGACGACCAGCTCAGCAAAGTCATCCTGCGCCAGCATCAGATGCGCGCCGTCGAAAAAGTCGTCGCCCGTGTCGAAGAGGGCCAGAAGCGCCGCGGCCTCATCTGGCATACCCAGGGCAGCGGCAAAACCCTCACCATGCTCACCATTGCCGCCCGCCTCCTGCATGCCCCTCAGCGCGAAAAGCCCACCGTCATCATGGTCGTCGACCGCAACGAGCTAGAGCAGCAGCTCTTTAAAAACATCCAGGCCTACGGCCTGGGCAGCGCCAAAGTTGCCGAAAGCAAGAAGGACCTGCAGGACATCCTCGACTCCGACTATCGCGGCCTGGTCGTCACCATGATCCACAAATTCGACGGCATCCGCCCCCAGAGCAACCCACGCAAGAGCATCGTCGTCCTCGTCGACGAGGCCCACCGCAGCACCGGCGGCGAGCTGGGCACCGAGCTGATGGCCGCCCTGCCCAATGCTACCTACATCGGCTTCACTGGCACCCCCATTGATCGTCTCTCCCGGGGCCAGGGTACTTTCAAGGTCTTCGGCTGCGAAGACCCCGAGGGCTACCTCGACAAATATTCGATCGCCGACTCTATCGCCGATGGCACTACCGTCGCCCTCAACTACGCCCTGGCTCCCTCTGCCCTGCGCGTCGACCGCCAGACCCTGGAGCGCGAGTTTCTTGAGCTGACCGAGGCCCAGGGCGTCAGCGACATCCAGGAGCTGAACGCCATCCTCGACCGCGCCGTCAAGCTCAAGGAGATGATGAAAGCTCCCGAGCGCGTCGACGCCATCGCCCGCTTCGTCGCTGAGCATTTCTTGCAGAATGTGCACCCGATGGGCTTCAAAGCCTTCCTGGTAGCCGTCGACCGCGAAGCCTGTGTTCTCTACAAGCGCGCCCTCGAGCGCTACCTGCCCGTCGACTGGATCGAGGCCGTCTACTCCCCCTCCCACAAGGATAGCGGCGACCTCAAGGCCCTGGCCCTCAGCGAAGATCAGGAGCGCGCCATCCGCCGCGACTTCCTCCAGAAGCAGCGCCTGCCCAAGATCCTCATCGTCACCGAGAAGCTGCTCACCGGCTACGACGCCCCCATCCTCTACTGTCTCTACCTCGATAAGCCGATGCGCGACCACGTACTGCTACAGGCCATCGCCCGCGTCAACCGCCCCTACGAAGACGGCGAGGGCCAGGTCAAGCCCTACGGCTTCATCCTCGACTTCGTGGGCCTCTTCGACCAGCTCGAAAAGGCCCTGGCCTTCGACTCTGACATTGTACAGAGCGTCATCCAGGATATCGAGATCCTCAAGCAGCTCTTCGCCTCCTGGATGCAGAACGAGGCTCAGCCACACCTGGCCTATGCTCGCGCCCTCCAGGACGACCAGGGCTACGAGCGTGCCCTGGAGTACTACTTTGACGACAAGCAGCGGCGCCAGGATTTCCTGACCTTCTTCCGCCGCCTGCAAAACCTCTACGAGGTCATCGCTCCCGACGCCTTCCTTCATCCCTATTTGGAAGACTACCAGGCGCTCGCCGAGCTGTACGCCATCGTCCGCCGCGACCTCGACCTGGTTCCTGTCGACCACGAGTTGACCGCCAAAACCAAGGCCCTGCTGCGCTCGCGCACCAGCAGCAGCACACCAACAGCCCCGGAGGCCGTGCGCGAGCTGAGCATCGAACGGCTGCAAGCCCTCAAGAATAGCCGTCTCTCTTCTTTAGGAAAGATAATCAATTTGCGTAAATTGCTCTCACTGACCGTCGAAACCAAAGCCAGGCAAGAGCCGCATCTGGTCTCGATCGGCGAGCGCGCCGAAGAGGTAGCGCGCGAGTACGAGGCGCGCCATGTTGCCACTCAGCAGGCCCTCGACGAGTACGAGAAGCTGGCCGAGGAATATCTGCACGCCAGCGAGGAGCGTCAGCGCCTGGGTCTGAACCCGAACGCCTTTGCTATCTACCAGGAGCTGCGCCGGCAGGTGGTCACCGCCAGTCCACAACAGGCTCAGGCTCTTGATGAGGCCTTTCGGCATCATCCCGACTATGAATGGAATCCTACCGAAGAGAGCCAGTTGCGCGCCGAACTCTATCGCCTGCTGTATCCTGTGTGTGGGGTCACGTTAGCGGTGAGCCTTGCCTCAAAACTGTTACGTCTGGAGCGAGTAAAAGAAGCATGA
- a CDS encoding type I restriction-modification system subunit M, producing MPRKKNGKPGNKGNGYQVDPQMAQNPVLPLALRSNEHLTIAELEQWLWDAACAIRGATDAPKFKDFILPLVFYKRLSDVFDDECADWSKHFGDEAVAQQFIEEDHRQALLEGRRPMVRFLIPAAYRWEQLRNHGLAGLGEFVSEAMQQVAKLNPALDGVINVRDYNERQGGQRTLDDERLAALIEVISRHRLGLRNAEPDVLGRAYEYLLRKFAEGQGQSAGEFYTPKEVGWLIASLLDPRPRSTIYDPACGSGGLLIKARLYFEEHHPEERSKAPRLFGQELNPVTLAIAKMNMFLHDYTDALLLPGDTLRRPGFVAEGAGLRRFDYAVANPMWNQDGYDDEFYDHDPYGRCQGFGKPPAHSADWGWIEHIYASLNEQGQAAVVLDTGAVSRGSGSKNSNREREIRACFVERDLIEAVILLPDNLFYNTSAPGIVLLLRRQKPEERRNQLLLVNASQLFVKEKPKNVLSEEGIAAITEVYRAWESRPRLSRVITLEEARATDYNLSPSQFVDTTPAASYRPLPEILADLARVRAQREEAERELERLLSKLSIKQAPIEHGW from the coding sequence GTGCCGCGCAAGAAGAACGGGAAGCCGGGGAACAAGGGTAATGGCTATCAGGTCGATCCCCAGATGGCGCAGAATCCGGTCTTGCCACTGGCGCTGCGCTCCAATGAGCATTTGACGATCGCTGAGCTGGAGCAATGGCTCTGGGATGCCGCTTGTGCGATCCGTGGGGCGACCGATGCGCCGAAGTTCAAGGATTTTATTCTGCCGCTGGTCTTCTATAAGCGGCTCTCGGATGTCTTTGACGATGAGTGCGCAGACTGGAGCAAGCACTTCGGCGATGAGGCGGTGGCGCAGCAGTTTATTGAGGAGGATCACCGTCAGGCGCTGCTGGAGGGACGCAGGCCGATGGTGCGCTTTCTGATTCCGGCGGCCTATCGCTGGGAGCAGTTGCGCAATCATGGTCTGGCCGGGTTGGGTGAGTTTGTTTCGGAGGCGATGCAGCAGGTGGCGAAGCTGAATCCGGCGCTCGATGGGGTGATCAATGTCCGCGATTATAATGAGCGCCAGGGCGGTCAGCGGACGCTGGACGATGAGCGGCTGGCGGCCTTGATTGAGGTGATCAGTCGCCATCGCCTGGGTTTGCGCAATGCGGAGCCGGATGTGTTGGGCCGCGCCTATGAGTATCTGCTGCGCAAGTTTGCTGAGGGCCAGGGACAGAGCGCGGGCGAGTTCTATACGCCGAAAGAGGTGGGCTGGCTGATTGCGTCGCTGCTCGATCCGCGCCCGCGCAGTACGATCTATGATCCGGCCTGCGGCTCGGGCGGGCTGTTGATTAAGGCGCGCCTCTATTTCGAGGAGCACCATCCCGAGGAGCGTAGTAAGGCGCCGCGCCTCTTTGGGCAGGAGCTGAATCCGGTGACGTTGGCGATTGCCAAGATGAATATGTTCTTGCACGATTATACGGATGCGCTCTTGCTGCCGGGCGATACGCTGCGCCGGCCCGGTTTTGTGGCCGAGGGGGCTGGCCTGCGTCGCTTCGATTATGCGGTGGCCAATCCGATGTGGAACCAGGATGGCTACGATGATGAGTTTTACGATCATGATCCGTATGGACGCTGTCAGGGTTTTGGGAAGCCGCCGGCCCATTCGGCAGATTGGGGCTGGATTGAGCACATCTATGCCTCGCTGAATGAGCAGGGACAGGCGGCAGTGGTGCTGGATACGGGAGCGGTCTCGCGCGGCTCGGGGAGTAAGAATAGTAACCGCGAGCGCGAGATTCGGGCGTGCTTTGTGGAGCGGGACCTGATCGAGGCGGTGATTCTGCTGCCCGATAATCTGTTCTACAATACGTCGGCGCCGGGCATTGTGCTGTTGCTGCGTCGTCAGAAGCCGGAGGAGCGGCGCAATCAGTTGTTGCTAGTGAATGCTTCGCAGCTCTTCGTGAAGGAGAAGCCGAAGAATGTGTTGAGCGAGGAGGGGATTGCGGCAATCACGGAGGTCTACCGGGCCTGGGAGTCGCGCCCGCGCTTGAGCCGGGTGATTACGCTGGAGGAGGCGCGCGCGACGGATTATAATTTGAGTCCGTCGCAGTTTGTTGATACGACCCCGGCGGCGAGCTATCGCCCTCTGCCGGAGATCCTGGCCGATCTGGCCCGCGTTCGTGCTCAACGCGAGGAGGCTGAGCGAGAACTGGAGAGGCTTCTCTCCAAACTGAGTATAAAGCAGGCACCGATAGAGCATGGCTGGTAG
- a CDS encoding glycerol-3-phosphate acyltransferase → MSSPLISDLSSSRHHRHSRTRVSQRFRPGRATRYGRYVRYLGSLSRASRRAVQVTRRRVRVPAWRRIAFSRYGLAWLVAYLYGSLPLVYWLGRRSGVNLRKSGSGNVGVSNLLSSSKRGRRWAVPAALFDASKGYLPISICRRLGYPREVAELAGVCGVMGQCWPLFLRFNGGRGLSAFLGAALQINRRAGVLALSTLASGVLWRLGSLLSHHRAPMQAARRSWVGSGHTATRSKVVPLSGLAAILLFTLICLREHERTQRQQLIPPLLAALLLLRRLTAPLPDDVEHGPARQPAALLYRLLYDRNTPD, encoded by the coding sequence GTGAGCAGTCCTCTGATCAGCGATCTCAGCAGCAGCCGCCACCATCGCCACAGCCGAACGCGGGTTAGTCAGCGCTTCAGACCAGGCAGAGCAACCCGCTACGGGCGCTACGTCCGCTACCTTGGCTCGCTCAGCCGCGCCAGCCGGCGAGCGGTCCAGGTCACTCGGCGGAGGGTGCGAGTTCCCGCCTGGCGGCGCATCGCTTTCTCACGCTATGGGCTCGCCTGGCTTGTCGCCTATCTCTATGGCTCATTGCCGCTCGTCTACTGGCTCGGACGACGCAGCGGCGTCAACCTGCGCAAAAGCGGCTCGGGCAACGTCGGCGTCTCCAACCTGCTCAGCAGCAGCAAGCGGGGACGACGCTGGGCAGTGCCAGCTGCGCTCTTCGACGCCTCCAAAGGCTACCTGCCAATCAGCATCTGCCGCCGCCTGGGCTACCCGCGTGAGGTAGCCGAGCTGGCCGGCGTTTGTGGCGTCATGGGCCAGTGCTGGCCGCTCTTTTTGCGCTTCAACGGCGGGCGTGGTCTGAGCGCTTTTCTGGGGGCCGCCCTGCAGATCAACCGCCGGGCTGGCGTCCTGGCCCTCTCAACCCTGGCCAGCGGTGTCCTCTGGCGCCTCGGGTCCCTGCTCTCCCACCACCGCGCACCAATGCAGGCCGCTCGCCGGTCCTGGGTCGGCTCTGGCCACACCGCTACCCGCAGCAAGGTGGTACCCCTCAGCGGCCTGGCAGCGATTCTGCTCTTCACCCTCATCTGCCTGCGCGAGCATGAACGCACGCAGCGCCAGCAGCTCATTCCTCCCCTGCTGGCCGCCCTGCTCCTGCTGCGCCGCCTGACCGCTCCGTTGCCCGACGATGTCGAGCATGGTCCCGCGCGTCAGCCCGCGGCCCTGCTCTATCGCCTACTCTACGACCGCAATACGCCCGACTAA
- a CDS encoding aromatic ring-hydroxylating dioxygenase subunit alpha, producing the protein MLNDPVLLNDWHVVAYAPALPERQPVAARLLDEDLVLWKVDGRVHVWRDLCVHRGARLSLGRVEDSCLVCPYHGWTYDEEGHCVRFPAHPEQKPPATAHARVYRSCVRYDWVWVTLGEPQHDVPVFPEWDDGSFRKVHTGPYSIETSGPRAIENFLDVAHFPYVHAGLLGDPAHAAINDYTVETGDDGITARDITVWQPNPDGSGQGAEVTYTYRVLRPLTAYFVKTSQGPRFAMFFTVTPVSERRCIGWQYVALNYGEQSEEEIRRFEDMVMQQDVRVIESQRPELLPLDLQAELHLRSDRTAIAYRRWLRRLGVTFGTA; encoded by the coding sequence ATGTTGAATGATCCTGTTTTGCTTAACGATTGGCATGTGGTGGCGTATGCGCCGGCTTTACCCGAGCGCCAGCCGGTGGCGGCGCGCTTGCTGGATGAGGATCTGGTTCTGTGGAAGGTCGACGGGCGTGTCCACGTCTGGCGCGATCTCTGTGTGCATCGTGGCGCGCGCCTCTCACTGGGGCGCGTTGAGGATAGCTGCTTGGTTTGTCCGTATCATGGCTGGACCTACGATGAGGAGGGGCATTGTGTGCGTTTCCCGGCCCATCCTGAGCAGAAGCCACCGGCAACGGCCCACGCGCGCGTCTATCGGAGCTGTGTGCGCTACGATTGGGTCTGGGTGACGCTGGGGGAGCCTCAGCATGATGTGCCGGTTTTTCCCGAGTGGGATGATGGCAGTTTCCGCAAGGTGCATACGGGCCCGTACTCTATTGAGACCAGTGGGCCGCGCGCGATCGAGAATTTCCTCGATGTGGCGCATTTTCCGTATGTGCATGCAGGTCTCCTGGGCGATCCGGCCCACGCGGCTATCAATGATTATACGGTGGAGACGGGCGATGATGGTATCACGGCGCGCGATATTACGGTCTGGCAGCCGAACCCCGATGGCAGTGGTCAGGGCGCGGAGGTGACCTATACCTACCGCGTGCTGCGTCCGTTGACGGCCTATTTTGTGAAGACGTCGCAGGGGCCGCGCTTTGCGATGTTCTTTACGGTGACGCCGGTGAGTGAGCGCCGCTGCATCGGCTGGCAGTATGTGGCTTTGAACTATGGGGAGCAGAGTGAGGAGGAGATTCGGCGCTTCGAGGATATGGTGATGCAGCAGGATGTTCGTGTGATTGAGTCGCAGCGTCCCGAGCTGCTGCCGCTGGATCTGCAGGCGGAGCTGCATCTGCGCTCGGACCGGACAGCCATCGCTTACCGCCGCTGGCTGCGTCGTCTGGGGGTGACTTTCGGGACGGCTTAA
- a CDS encoding M48 metallopeptidase family protein, protein MTAPKKKSKRQSPEEPQYWYDDEELRWAVRYWAARIGVKVPQVRFQRMPDAWGRITPNGWLALDPTLLTLPRPLGELVIVHELVHQLAPNHGRVFKLFMHAYLPDWEERERELQRYAQTPDERRPAP, encoded by the coding sequence ATGACAGCGCCCAAAAAGAAATCGAAGCGACAATCCCCTGAAGAACCGCAATACTGGTACGACGATGAAGAACTCCGCTGGGCCGTGCGCTACTGGGCGGCGCGCATCGGGGTCAAGGTGCCCCAGGTGCGTTTCCAGCGCATGCCTGATGCCTGGGGACGCATCACGCCAAATGGCTGGCTGGCGCTTGATCCCACCTTGCTGACGCTGCCGCGCCCCTTGGGCGAGCTGGTGATCGTTCACGAACTCGTACATCAGCTTGCCCCCAATCATGGCCGGGTCTTCAAACTCTTCATGCATGCCTATCTGCCCGACTGGGAAGAGCGGGAGCGCGAGCTACAGCGCTATGCCCAGACCCCGGACGAGCGCAGGCCAGCCCCCTAA